In Moorella sp. Hama-1, a single genomic region encodes these proteins:
- a CDS encoding ImmA/IrrE family metallo-endopeptidase — protein sequence MSLPPFHYARELRFQLKLSGPVNPWEVADRLQIKVSEEPLDADGYLLQQNNNTRILISKKIDYKPRKRFTIAHEIGHFYISHHQAGIFRCLPKDLQSFRTNKKVENEANEFAAEFLLPAVEVEKYLKHPPDFDLIKEISEVYGTSLAATAIKIIELTSEKAAVILSEAGEVKWFVKSKSFPYWIKKGRLHEWTYAYEYFVQGALSSGPQQLPAVAWCQGAPQDAAIMEDYVAVDRLGMVLSLLLLPFNETEDDLGDDFI from the coding sequence TTGTCCTTACCTCCTTTTCATTATGCCCGAGAATTGCGTTTCCAGCTCAAGCTTTCCGGTCCCGTAAACCCCTGGGAGGTTGCCGATAGACTGCAAATTAAAGTTTCGGAAGAGCCCCTGGATGCTGATGGTTATCTCCTGCAGCAAAATAACAATACCCGCATCCTTATAAGCAAGAAAATTGACTATAAACCTCGCAAGCGCTTTACTATAGCCCATGAGATAGGCCATTTTTACATATCCCATCATCAAGCGGGAATTTTTCGTTGCCTACCGAAAGATCTCCAATCCTTTCGTACCAATAAGAAAGTAGAGAATGAGGCAAATGAATTTGCGGCCGAGTTTCTTTTGCCGGCAGTCGAAGTTGAGAAATACCTTAAACATCCACCTGACTTTGATCTCATTAAAGAAATAAGCGAAGTGTACGGCACCTCTTTAGCAGCAACTGCTATAAAAATAATAGAATTAACCTCTGAGAAGGCAGCAGTAATCCTCTCAGAAGCGGGAGAAGTTAAGTGGTTCGTTAAATCCAAATCCTTTCCCTACTGGATTAAAAAAGGTAGACTTCACGAATGGACTTATGCCTACGAATATTTTGTCCAGGGAGCTTTATCTTCTGGGCCGCAACAACTACCGGCAGTTGCTTGGTGCCAGGGGGCACCGCAAGATGCCGCAATAATGGAAGATTATGTGGCCGTTGATCGTTTAGGAATGGTGCTAAGTCTTTTACTACTACCATTTAATGAAACGGAAGATGATTTAGGCGACGATTTTATTTAA
- a CDS encoding nucleotidyltransferase family protein: MGTQPDELAAYYARKYPLTFTDDFSETDPSLTERYKEAWQVAARAAAILKDRYGAPKVVVFGSLVDRSRFNRWSDVDLAAWGIPDDCFYAAVGAVTGLSEKFKVDLVDPEDCRESLRRAIESEGVEL, translated from the coding sequence ATGGGTACCCAACCTGACGAGCTGGCCGCTTATTACGCCAGGAAATACCCTTTGACTTTTACCGACGATTTTTCAGAAACTGACCCCTCCTTAACCGAGCGTTATAAGGAAGCCTGGCAGGTTGCTGCCAGAGCGGCGGCCATCTTAAAAGATAGATATGGTGCCCCAAAAGTAGTAGTCTTTGGCTCCTTGGTTGATCGTTCCCGCTTTAATCGCTGGTCCGATGTTGACCTGGCGGCGTGGGGCATCCCGGACGACTGCTTTTACGCCGCCGTAGGGGCGGTGACGGGTCTTAGCGAAAAGTTTAAAGTCGACCTGGTTGACCCGGAAGACTGCCGCGAATCTTTACGCAGGGCTATTGAAAGCGAAGGGGTCGAGCTGTAA
- the sfsA gene encoding DNA/RNA nuclease SfsA, translating into MIKLPAGLVKATFISRPNRFTVIAVRDGQRLTAFLADPGRLTELLQPGAELYLAPVPSRQGRKTALDVVLLRMGDTFISLDSRLPNRIFAAAFQAGRLEPFKNYRKLQAEVRAGASRLDFLLMAEERGGKPAREELPPCYVEVKSVTLVTDDKVALFPDAPTSRGSRHLRELMALLSEGYRAAVVFIIQREDAVSFAPNEATDPLFARTLGEAVAAGVEVYAYRCRITPAVAGLSDPLAIKLL; encoded by the coding sequence ATGATTAAACTACCAGCCGGCTTGGTTAAAGCGACCTTTATCAGCCGGCCCAATCGCTTCACTGTTATAGCGGTAAGGGACGGGCAGAGGCTGACGGCCTTCCTGGCCGATCCGGGCCGGTTGACGGAATTGCTGCAGCCCGGCGCCGAACTCTACCTGGCCCCAGTACCGTCCCGGCAGGGACGGAAGACGGCCCTGGACGTAGTCCTCCTGCGCATGGGGGATACCTTTATCTCCCTGGACAGCCGCCTGCCCAACCGTATCTTTGCCGCCGCCTTTCAGGCCGGGAGGTTAGAACCCTTTAAAAATTACCGGAAATTGCAGGCCGAGGTCCGGGCCGGTGCCAGCCGCCTGGATTTTTTACTAATGGCAGAAGAACGAGGGGGGAAGCCGGCGAGGGAGGAGTTGCCGCCGTGTTACGTGGAGGTCAAATCGGTGACCCTGGTAACCGATGATAAGGTGGCCCTGTTTCCCGATGCCCCCACCAGCCGTGGTAGCCGGCACCTGCGGGAGTTGATGGCCCTGCTGTCGGAGGGCTACCGGGCGGCGGTGGTTTTTATTATCCAGAGGGAAGACGCCGTCAGCTTTGCCCCCAACGAGGCCACTGACCCTCTTTTTGCCCGTACCCTGGGGGAGGCGGTCGCAGCCGGCGTCGAGGTCTACGCCTACCGTTGCCGTATTACCCCGGCGGTGGCCGGTTTGAGTGACCCGTTAGCCATTAAACTGCTTTGA
- a CDS encoding PhoH family protein, with product MATIYVLDSNVLLSDPGALYSFPGAEVVIPGVVIEEIDAKKYGLDGTAYNARQVARQLDLFRAGRGLKEPVPLDNGGTLRVELNHRSLDCLREYFPEVNNDNRLLSVALNLQLEAREQDPPGQVVLVSQDAIVRIKADALGLAAEDYQAPDNKIPPGSYTGYEEVEVDPGLVDRFYCFRELPAEACPRELQPNQYVILKSYGSSQSAIGRYDAASNLLLPLAPTGNTIWGISPRNVQQKMALDLLLDRDIPLVTITGRAGTGKTLLALTAGLYLTQEEAAYQKLLIARPVVPLGRDIGYLPGNKEEKLRPWMQPIYDNLEYLFAQRKGTLEEILAGLKNVQVEALTYIRGRTLPGQYIIIDEAQNLTRHEVKTVVSRVGEGSKIVLLGDPEQIDHPYLDATRNGLTCAVEKFKDQPLAGHVTLVKGERSPLARLAATIL from the coding sequence TTGGCCACTATCTACGTGCTGGATAGCAACGTCCTCCTGAGTGATCCGGGGGCCCTTTATTCTTTCCCTGGAGCCGAGGTAGTCATCCCCGGTGTGGTCATCGAGGAAATCGACGCCAAAAAGTACGGTCTCGACGGTACTGCCTACAACGCCCGCCAGGTAGCCCGGCAGCTGGATCTCTTCCGTGCCGGCAGAGGTTTGAAAGAGCCGGTCCCCCTGGATAACGGCGGCACCCTGCGGGTGGAACTGAATCACCGTTCCCTGGATTGCCTGCGCGAATATTTTCCGGAAGTGAATAACGATAACCGCCTGCTGTCAGTGGCTCTAAACTTGCAGCTGGAGGCCCGGGAGCAGGATCCCCCCGGGCAGGTAGTCCTGGTCTCCCAGGACGCCATCGTCCGTATTAAAGCCGACGCCCTGGGCCTGGCCGCCGAGGATTACCAGGCCCCGGATAATAAGATCCCCCCCGGCAGTTATACCGGTTACGAGGAGGTGGAAGTCGATCCCGGCCTTGTCGACCGGTTTTATTGTTTTCGCGAGCTGCCCGCTGAGGCCTGCCCCCGGGAGTTACAGCCGAACCAGTATGTAATCCTTAAAAGCTACGGCTCATCCCAATCGGCCATCGGCCGCTATGATGCTGCCAGCAACCTGCTCCTGCCCCTGGCGCCTACCGGGAACACCATCTGGGGCATCAGCCCGCGTAATGTCCAGCAAAAGATGGCCCTGGACCTCCTCCTGGACCGGGATATTCCCCTGGTGACCATTACCGGCCGGGCCGGCACCGGCAAGACCCTCCTGGCCCTGACCGCCGGGCTGTACCTGACCCAGGAAGAAGCTGCCTACCAGAAACTCCTTATTGCCCGCCCCGTCGTCCCCCTGGGCCGGGATATCGGATACCTACCGGGGAATAAAGAGGAAAAACTGCGGCCCTGGATGCAACCCATTTATGACAACTTGGAATACCTCTTTGCCCAGCGCAAGGGCACCCTGGAAGAGATCCTGGCCGGTTTAAAAAACGTTCAGGTGGAGGCCCTGACCTACATCCGCGGCCGCACCCTGCCCGGCCAGTACATTATCATCGATGAGGCCCAAAACCTGACCCGGCATGAGGTCAAAACAGTCGTCTCCCGGGTGGGTGAAGGCAGTAAAATCGTCCTCCTGGGCGACCCGGAGCAGATCGACCACCCCTACCTGGATGCCACCCGTAACGGCCTGACTTGTGCCGTGGAAAAATTTAAAGACCAGCCCCTGGCCGGCCATGTCACCCTGGTCAAGGGGGAACGCTCCCCCCTGGCCCGTTTAGCGGCGACAATTCTCTAA